One genomic region from Vibrio sp. STUT-A11 encodes:
- a CDS encoding iron-containing alcohol dehydrogenase translates to MNFSYVNPTKIYFGQNQIDSIKEAIPADQKVLIIYGGGSIKKNGVYDQVADALQGHEWLEFSGVEPNPTKETLDKAVEIVKNQHVDFILAVGGGSVIDGSKYVAAASKYDGDGWDILIGQHQVKEAVPLAAILTLPATGSESNMGAVITKAETQDKLPFMAPAVQPKFAVLDPDVMKTLPERQLINGIVDAWVHVCEQYLTQPTGAMVQDGYAETLLKTLKTLGEQFAERDGDKWRANLMWSANQALNGLIGSGVPHDWATHMIGHELTAIWGVDHARSLAIIQPSLLRNQMQFKRAKLEQMGRNVFALEACDDLAERTVQLIEDFYHQLGVATKLENYGDDRQQAIDTVIEQLEKHGMTVLGENQAIDLATSREILDLAIA, encoded by the coding sequence ATTCCTGCAGATCAAAAAGTCCTGATAATTTATGGTGGTGGCTCTATTAAAAAGAACGGTGTTTATGATCAAGTAGCAGACGCTTTACAGGGTCATGAATGGTTAGAATTCTCTGGCGTAGAGCCAAATCCGACCAAAGAGACGTTAGACAAAGCCGTTGAGATTGTAAAAAACCAACACGTCGACTTTATTCTTGCCGTGGGTGGTGGCTCTGTCATCGACGGTTCTAAGTACGTGGCAGCAGCGTCGAAGTATGATGGTGACGGTTGGGATATCTTGATTGGCCAACATCAAGTCAAAGAAGCCGTGCCATTAGCAGCGATTTTGACACTACCGGCGACGGGCTCTGAATCCAATATGGGTGCAGTGATCACCAAAGCAGAAACTCAAGATAAACTTCCGTTTATGGCGCCAGCGGTACAACCAAAGTTTGCCGTTCTTGACCCAGACGTTATGAAAACGTTGCCAGAACGCCAGTTGATCAACGGTATTGTCGATGCATGGGTGCATGTTTGTGAGCAGTACTTGACACAACCGACAGGTGCGATGGTTCAAGATGGGTACGCAGAGACCTTGCTAAAAACCCTGAAAACACTTGGTGAACAATTTGCCGAGCGTGATGGCGACAAATGGCGTGCAAACCTTATGTGGTCAGCGAATCAGGCACTAAACGGCCTTATTGGCAGCGGTGTTCCTCACGACTGGGCAACACACATGATCGGCCACGAATTGACCGCAATTTGGGGCGTTGATCACGCGCGTTCACTGGCGATTATTCAACCATCTCTACTTCGCAATCAAATGCAGTTCAAGCGAGCGAAGCTGGAACAAATGGGCCGAAATGTATTTGCTTTAGAAGCGTGTGATGATCTTGCTGAGCGCACTGTTCAGTTGATTGAAGATTTTTATCACCAACTAGGTGTTGCAACCAAACTTGAAAATTACGGTGATGACCGCCAACAGGCAATTGATACGGTCATCGAGCAATTAGAAAAGCACGGCATGACTGTCCTTGGTGAAAACCAGGCCATTGACCTTGCTACTAGCCGCGAAATTCTTGATCTAGCCATCGCGTAA
- a CDS encoding lysoplasmalogenase, with translation MWLVVAVLASLHIISIRYGPKWLFYISKPLPLLLMIAILLTSEATHLAYTRWILSGLSLSLIGDVLLLLPRNKSLLGFSAFCLAHLSYCFSFALISAWHITPWLPVAVFGLGGCIYLFLKPGLGNQKLAVAIYIVVVMAMSWMALEYYFSGQTQSSSFAILGCLLFVISGMVLGFGRVDGQSVFSRQVIMVTYYSAQTLITMSVIAIVIRTPYLAFINA, from the coding sequence ATGTGGCTAGTCGTTGCCGTATTGGCATCCTTGCATATCATTAGTATTCGTTACGGCCCGAAGTGGCTGTTTTACATATCTAAACCGTTACCACTTCTGTTAATGATTGCTATTTTGCTCACATCGGAAGCGACACACCTAGCTTACACACGATGGATTTTATCAGGTCTGTCCCTCTCATTGATTGGTGACGTTTTGCTACTGTTACCCAGAAACAAATCACTACTAGGATTCAGTGCATTTTGTTTGGCCCACCTGTCCTATTGTTTTAGTTTTGCTCTCATCTCCGCTTGGCACATAACGCCCTGGTTACCCGTTGCCGTCTTTGGATTAGGTGGTTGTATTTATTTGTTTTTGAAACCTGGGTTGGGTAACCAAAAGCTTGCCGTTGCAATCTATATAGTGGTTGTTATGGCAATGAGTTGGATGGCTCTGGAATACTATTTCAGTGGACAAACACAGTCCTCATCCTTTGCCATATTGGGATGCTTGCTCTTTGTCATTTCCGGTATGGTGTTAGGCTTCGGGCGTGTGGATGGGCAATCCGTCTTTTCCCGGCAAGTGATCATGGTGACGTACTACTCTGCGCAAACCCTCATCACCATGTCAGTCATAGCCATCGTGATTCGTACTCCATATCTAGCCTTTATCAATGCATAA
- a CDS encoding amino acid ABC transporter ATP-binding protein, whose protein sequence is MKDNTPVVEFSNVNKWYGDYHALKDINFSIHSGEIVVVCGPSGSGKSTLIRCINDLESIQEGQLNVFGQPANRKRLKPGKIGMVFQHFHLFPHLTVLGNLMLAPMRTLKLSKPEAEERARHYLKRVDIEEQAEKYPIQLSGGQQQRVAIARSLCMEPDLLLFDEPTSALDPEMINEVLDVMVELAQTGMTMICVTHEMGFAKKVAHRVVFIDEGEILEINSPAALFNAPQHPRTRAFLNQILSY, encoded by the coding sequence TTGAAAGACAACACTCCCGTCGTTGAATTTAGCAACGTAAACAAGTGGTATGGTGATTACCACGCTCTCAAAGACATCAACTTCTCTATTCACTCAGGTGAAATCGTTGTTGTATGTGGCCCGTCAGGTTCTGGAAAATCAACGCTTATCCGCTGCATTAACGACTTGGAATCAATACAAGAAGGACAGCTTAACGTCTTTGGTCAGCCAGCAAACAGAAAAAGACTTAAGCCGGGCAAAATCGGTATGGTGTTTCAGCACTTTCATCTTTTCCCTCATTTGACAGTGCTCGGCAATCTGATGCTCGCGCCAATGCGAACACTGAAACTATCAAAGCCAGAAGCTGAAGAGCGAGCACGTCATTATCTCAAGCGCGTCGATATAGAAGAACAAGCGGAGAAATACCCCATTCAACTCTCAGGAGGGCAACAACAGCGAGTCGCAATTGCCCGATCTCTATGTATGGAGCCAGACCTGCTATTATTTGATGAGCCAACCTCAGCACTTGATCCTGAGATGATCAACGAGGTTCTCGATGTCATGGTCGAGCTAGCACAAACCGGCATGACCATGATTTGTGTGACTCACGAGATGGGGTTCGCGAAAAAAGTCGCACACCGAGTCGTATTTATAGATGAAGGGGAAATCCTGGAAATAAATTCGCCAGCCGCCCTATTCAATGCTCCTCAGCACCCGAGAACACGTGCATTTCTAAACCAAATTTTAAGTTATTGA
- a CDS encoding amino acid ABC transporter permease, which yields MIRQVFKPALQALVQMVILFAAIVWVLDSGAQTMGYQWQWERVPDYVAFYEDGEWWSAELISGLMITLKISAISLLFTLVFGLTTALLRLSDSIIGNTIGSAYVELIRNTPLLVQIYLLYFVFGPVIGLDRFSTAVLALSLFQGAYTAEIFRAGLNSIPKGQFEAAKTLGLSSFYSYKDIILPQVLQRTLPPLTNEVVSLIKNSSIVSVMAIFDLTTEARNIVSETAMPFEIWFTVAAIYLALTLSLSGFSALLEHKLGASWRKL from the coding sequence ATGATAAGACAAGTATTTAAACCTGCGTTACAAGCTCTAGTGCAAATGGTGATTCTATTTGCCGCTATTGTTTGGGTACTTGATTCTGGTGCACAAACCATGGGTTATCAGTGGCAATGGGAACGTGTGCCGGATTACGTGGCGTTTTATGAAGATGGAGAGTGGTGGTCTGCAGAGCTGATAAGCGGTTTAATGATCACGCTTAAAATTTCAGCCATCAGCCTGTTGTTCACGTTAGTATTTGGTTTAACCACCGCACTACTGCGGCTAAGCGATTCTATAATTGGTAATACCATTGGTAGCGCATACGTTGAGCTGATCCGTAACACACCTTTATTGGTGCAGATCTATTTGCTTTACTTCGTGTTTGGACCGGTCATAGGACTAGATAGGTTCAGTACCGCGGTGTTAGCGCTATCACTGTTTCAAGGCGCTTACACCGCGGAGATATTCCGTGCGGGCTTAAACAGTATTCCCAAAGGCCAATTTGAGGCAGCTAAGACGCTCGGTCTCTCATCGTTCTATAGTTATAAAGACATCATCTTACCTCAGGTATTGCAGCGTACCTTGCCGCCGTTAACTAACGAAGTGGTGTCACTAATAAAGAACTCTTCCATTGTCAGCGTAATGGCCATCTTTGACCTGACAACTGAAGCGAGAAATATTGTTTCAGAGACGGCAATGCCGTTTGAAATTTGGTTTACAGTGGCAGCGATCTACCTTGCTCTCACACTTTCATTGTCCGGCTTCTCAGCGTTGCTAGAGCACAAATTAGGAGCCAGTTGGCGCAAATTATAA
- a CDS encoding transporter substrate-binding domain-containing protein, whose product MTLFKATITAILGLALSLPSLANEESTTANLDQIKERGTLRVGMSTFVPWAMRNKQGELIGFEIDVAKRLAADSDLKVEFVPTAWDGIIPALLAKKFDVIIGGMSITPERSKSVLFTQPYSHSGVQVAANKELASGLTEFSDFDSRRVNIAVRRGAFTVQIARETFPKAKLLQFDDDAQAFQEVLNGNAHAVIASSPKPEHETVKHSDKLFLPFSERLSKGNEAFAVRLGEEDKKEFFNKWIEARTQDGWLKERYEYWFSTLDWQDQVAQGQ is encoded by the coding sequence ATGACGTTATTCAAAGCGACCATCACTGCGATACTGGGGCTTGCTCTCTCTTTACCCTCGTTAGCAAATGAAGAATCGACAACAGCAAATTTAGATCAAATAAAAGAAAGAGGAACGCTACGCGTTGGCATGTCTACTTTCGTACCGTGGGCTATGCGCAACAAACAAGGGGAACTCATCGGCTTTGAAATTGACGTAGCAAAACGACTGGCCGCAGATTCTGATTTGAAGGTTGAATTCGTGCCTACCGCTTGGGACGGCATCATCCCTGCACTTCTTGCTAAGAAATTTGATGTCATTATCGGTGGTATGTCTATCACGCCAGAGCGTTCAAAAAGCGTGTTATTCACCCAGCCGTATTCCCACTCAGGCGTTCAGGTAGCGGCGAATAAAGAGCTTGCATCTGGCTTGACGGAGTTTTCTGACTTTGACTCTCGCCGAGTCAATATTGCGGTGCGTCGCGGCGCATTTACGGTTCAAATTGCCCGAGAAACCTTCCCAAAAGCAAAACTATTACAGTTTGATGATGATGCTCAGGCATTTCAGGAAGTGCTAAACGGCAATGCTCACGCCGTCATTGCTTCAAGTCCTAAACCCGAACACGAGACGGTTAAACACAGCGACAAGTTGTTCCTACCATTTTCTGAGCGTCTTTCCAAAGGAAACGAAGCTTTTGCAGTACGTTTGGGTGAAGAAGATAAGAAAGAATTCTTCAATAAGTGGATTGAAGCCCGAACTCAAGATGGTTGGTTAAAAGAACGTTATGAGTATTGGTTCTCAACTCTAGATTGGCAGGATCAAGTCGCTCAAGGTCAATAA
- a CDS encoding amino acid ABC transporter permease, whose protein sequence is MGGQTSTRLAPSRARPGSIRTRFTLLDAVLVVVCATVGYWFYYRSTVGINYIWHWSEALTLLFTPRADGSLPYFFQGLLSTLRLSLWGLTLALVLGTALGLARFSPSVWLRTPANAFVQLVRNIPPLVFVFIFYFFISNQLIPLLGLESLLRNYQGEPNSLQHFLFGPAQLWENLASGVLCVGLLSSAYIAEVVRAGLQSIEQGQWEAADSLGLSPWVKYRFVIAPQVLKAITPALAGQTISLVKDTSIVSLISIQEMTFVGTEMANSSGYIFEIWLFVGFTYFIVCFGLSLFFRYVEKKSKSYSD, encoded by the coding sequence TTGGGCGGACAAACCAGCACTCGACTCGCTCCAAGTAGAGCAAGACCAGGTTCGATACGGACACGGTTTACTCTGCTCGACGCAGTATTGGTGGTTGTCTGCGCAACTGTAGGATACTGGTTCTACTATCGCTCAACCGTTGGCATTAATTACATTTGGCACTGGTCGGAAGCATTAACCTTGCTGTTTACTCCTAGAGCTGACGGCAGTCTCCCTTATTTTTTCCAAGGCTTACTCTCTACGCTTAGGTTGAGCCTTTGGGGGCTCACCTTGGCACTGGTATTAGGTACAGCACTTGGATTAGCTCGTTTCTCACCTTCCGTTTGGCTACGGACACCTGCTAATGCATTTGTTCAATTGGTAAGAAATATTCCACCTTTGGTGTTCGTGTTTATCTTCTACTTTTTTATTTCTAATCAATTGATACCCCTGCTTGGATTAGAGTCACTTTTACGAAATTATCAAGGTGAGCCTAATTCACTCCAACACTTTTTATTTGGTCCTGCACAGCTTTGGGAGAACCTCGCATCTGGCGTACTTTGTGTTGGATTACTCTCATCGGCATACATCGCGGAAGTCGTTCGGGCTGGCTTGCAGAGTATCGAACAAGGTCAATGGGAGGCGGCAGACTCTTTGGGCCTGTCACCTTGGGTGAAGTATCGCTTTGTCATCGCCCCGCAAGTGCTTAAAGCGATCACCCCTGCACTCGCCGGTCAAACCATTTCGCTAGTCAAAGACACCTCGATTGTCTCTCTTATTTCTATCCAGGAGATGACGTTTGTTGGAACGGAAATGGCGAATTCGTCAGGTTATATATTTGAGATTTGGTTGTTCGTAGGTTTCACCTACTTCATCGTCTGCTTTGGGCTTTCGCTGTTTTTTCGCTATGTAGAAAAGAAATCGAAGTCTTATTCTGATTGA
- a CDS encoding RNA-binding S4 domain-containing protein, whose protein sequence is MTQDYDHEAYLDNEEFEGEEIEIEAIGIEVDAHPIELYKLFKIANLVSGGGEAKHIIDEGYVAVNGELETRKRRKMYDGDFFEFNQEYYVVVCDAPVTEAEAKEAKPKQVAQKQQNKSKPSSKQKKPASKLNKNNKAAKPKSNKKIAAENKPKPSRDPKSGRNSIDFF, encoded by the coding sequence ATGACCCAAGATTACGACCACGAAGCTTATTTAGATAATGAAGAGTTTGAAGGCGAAGAGATAGAAATCGAAGCGATAGGTATCGAAGTGGATGCCCACCCAATCGAGTTGTATAAGCTTTTCAAAATCGCAAACTTGGTAAGTGGTGGTGGTGAAGCCAAGCACATCATCGATGAAGGTTATGTCGCAGTCAACGGTGAGCTTGAAACAAGAAAGCGTCGCAAAATGTACGATGGCGATTTTTTCGAGTTCAATCAAGAGTACTACGTTGTTGTTTGTGACGCGCCAGTCACAGAAGCTGAAGCGAAAGAAGCAAAACCTAAGCAAGTCGCGCAAAAGCAGCAGAATAAATCTAAGCCTTCGTCTAAGCAGAAAAAACCTGCAAGCAAACTGAATAAAAATAATAAAGCGGCTAAGCCGAAGAGCAATAAGAAGATCGCTGCGGAGAACAAACCAAAGCCAAGTCGCGATCCGAAAAGCGGACGTAACTCTATCGATTTCTTCTGA
- a CDS encoding endonuclease/exonuclease/phosphatase family protein: protein MSRPSQITFVTANLFNFVAPPDAYYDFENIYSREQWQGKLAWTQNQIEKLEPDIIGLQEVFSIEETKSFFKSIGYPHFATVDTPHVEDEYIYTHPVVAIASRFPIEQVQPVTFDRGSLIPFEISASPEFSRKPIYAQIVHPTLGHIAVYVVHLKSQRPADSNNAEDASRVLARWISTQQRGWEAAMLRDSMQNQYKNSPMPTVLMGDMNQPITNNGVNSVLTEIFSDSVTELQLKDGWDLQVSPTLNDRPATHYHFSKGNALDYILLSQEFDEHSDVSVADVVDYQVLDQHLINPSYERDKYASDHAFVALTVEVKL from the coding sequence TTGTCCAGACCAAGCCAGATAACTTTTGTTACGGCGAACCTATTTAATTTTGTTGCCCCACCTGATGCTTATTACGACTTTGAGAACATTTATTCTCGAGAACAATGGCAAGGAAAGCTTGCCTGGACGCAAAATCAAATCGAAAAGCTTGAACCTGACATCATTGGCTTGCAGGAAGTGTTCAGTATCGAAGAAACAAAATCATTTTTTAAAAGCATTGGCTACCCTCACTTTGCCACTGTCGATACACCTCATGTAGAAGACGAGTACATTTACACCCATCCGGTAGTCGCGATCGCATCTCGCTTTCCGATAGAACAAGTTCAACCCGTCACGTTTGATCGAGGCTCGCTCATCCCATTTGAGATTAGTGCTTCACCAGAGTTCAGTCGTAAGCCAATTTACGCGCAGATTGTGCATCCAACACTTGGTCATATAGCCGTCTACGTTGTGCATTTGAAGTCGCAACGTCCCGCAGATTCAAATAACGCTGAAGACGCAAGCCGCGTATTGGCGCGCTGGATATCAACGCAGCAACGTGGATGGGAAGCCGCCATGCTTCGAGATTCAATGCAGAATCAATACAAAAACTCGCCGATGCCAACGGTTTTAATGGGTGATATGAATCAACCCATCACAAACAACGGCGTAAACAGCGTATTAACTGAAATCTTTAGTGACAGTGTCACTGAGTTGCAACTCAAAGATGGTTGGGATTTACAAGTGTCACCGACGCTCAACGATCGTCCTGCGACGCACTATCATTTCTCTAAAGGCAATGCGCTCGACTACATCTTGCTGTCACAAGAGTTCGATGAACATTCCGATGTCTCAGTCGCCGACGTCGTTGACTATCAAGTGTTAGATCAGCATTTGATTAATCCCTCATATGAGAGGGATAAGTACGCCAGCGACCATGCATTTGTCGCACTGACGGTAGAGGTTAAATTGTAG
- the cra gene encoding catabolite repressor/activator, with protein sequence MTLDEIAKLAGVSKTTASYVINGKAQKYRISEKTQKRVMAVVDEHNYKPDHAASALRAGNSRSFGLIIPDLENTSYARLAKLIEQNSRKAGYQILIGCSDDDPETEQKVAEALISRRIDALFVASGMPNANEFYLKLQNSGTPVIALDRPMDDEHFCCVLSEDFDAALELTESVLSNEINSVGLIGALPDLQISKERELGFRSACQQGNKTVQVGYGQQFSREEGKKVLEKWLADDHLPDAMVTTSYTLLEGVLDMMLEQPDLMSKVRLATFGDNRLLDFLSVKINSLPQQFEVIADSAMELALNASAKRYKPGVELIPRKIVKRQ encoded by the coding sequence ATGACACTGGATGAAATAGCTAAATTGGCAGGTGTTTCGAAGACAACTGCGAGCTATGTAATCAACGGGAAAGCGCAGAAATACCGAATAAGCGAGAAAACGCAAAAGAGAGTGATGGCGGTTGTCGATGAACACAACTACAAGCCAGATCATGCGGCTTCCGCTTTACGGGCAGGTAACTCACGTTCGTTCGGGCTTATCATTCCAGATTTGGAAAACACCAGTTACGCTCGTTTAGCAAAACTTATCGAACAAAACTCGCGTAAAGCGGGGTACCAAATTTTAATCGGCTGTTCTGATGATGATCCGGAAACCGAGCAAAAGGTTGCTGAAGCGTTGATCAGTCGTCGTATTGATGCACTGTTTGTTGCGAGCGGCATGCCAAACGCCAACGAGTTTTATCTCAAATTGCAAAACTCAGGGACGCCGGTTATTGCACTCGACCGTCCAATGGATGACGAGCATTTTTGCTGCGTGCTTAGTGAGGATTTTGACGCGGCCCTGGAACTGACCGAATCGGTACTGTCAAACGAGATAAACTCTGTCGGATTGATCGGTGCATTGCCTGATTTGCAGATATCTAAGGAGCGTGAATTGGGCTTTCGATCTGCATGCCAGCAAGGAAATAAAACGGTTCAGGTCGGCTATGGCCAGCAGTTCTCTCGAGAAGAAGGTAAAAAGGTGTTGGAGAAATGGTTGGCTGACGATCATCTTCCTGATGCTATGGTCACCACGTCTTACACCTTACTTGAAGGTGTTTTAGACATGATGTTGGAACAGCCAGATTTAATGAGCAAAGTGCGTTTAGCAACGTTTGGTGATAATCGTCTACTGGACTTTCTCTCTGTAAAAATTAACTCCTTGCCTCAGCAATTCGAAGTCATTGCGGACAGTGCAATGGAACTCGCATTGAATGCTTCTGCAAAACGTTATAAGCCTGGAGTGGAGCTCATTCCTCGTAAGATAGTGAAGCGCCAGTAA
- the fruB gene encoding fused PTS fructose transporter subunit IIA/HPr protein produces MLKLSKNDITLSQSATDKFEAIKSIAQSLTEKGLVEQGYVEGMLNRENQNSTFLGNGIAIPHGTTDTRSMVKTTGVAVHHFPDGVEWGDGNKVFVAIGIAAKSDEHLGILKQLTKVLGADGVEERLRTAKSEDDIIALLHGDVQLEADFDASLIQLNFPASDMVQMSAVAGGLLKNTGCADKEFVADLVTKAPTNLGNGLWLVGSNKQVTRTGVSFVSTANDCNYEGQPVRALVAFAACNNAHQPMLNTLSQLVFNKEHGKLLDASAEQVLALFKGEEMAPAASGDGNTAVFKIKNSHGLHARPGAMLVAEAKKFESKIQVSNLDGDGKTVNAKSLMKVIALGVKHGHQLQFSAEGPDAAQALESIGNAIASGLGEG; encoded by the coding sequence ATGCTTAAGCTAAGTAAGAACGACATTACCCTATCACAATCTGCGACAGATAAGTTTGAAGCAATTAAAAGCATTGCCCAGAGCCTGACTGAAAAAGGTTTGGTTGAGCAAGGTTATGTAGAAGGCATGCTTAATCGCGAAAACCAAAACTCTACCTTTTTAGGCAATGGTATTGCGATACCTCACGGAACAACCGACACTCGCTCAATGGTAAAAACCACTGGTGTGGCAGTGCATCACTTCCCTGACGGCGTTGAATGGGGCGATGGCAATAAAGTATTTGTTGCTATTGGTATCGCTGCTAAATCTGATGAACACTTGGGCATCCTTAAACAACTAACGAAAGTTCTGGGTGCTGATGGAGTCGAAGAACGTCTGCGCACAGCAAAAAGCGAAGATGACATTATCGCCCTACTTCATGGTGATGTTCAGCTTGAAGCTGACTTCGATGCGTCACTTATTCAGCTCAATTTCCCTGCTAGCGATATGGTTCAAATGAGCGCAGTCGCTGGCGGACTACTTAAAAATACCGGATGTGCGGACAAAGAGTTTGTTGCGGATCTTGTAACTAAAGCGCCAACTAACCTTGGCAATGGTCTATGGCTGGTTGGTAGTAACAAGCAAGTAACCCGTACAGGTGTTTCTTTTGTCTCAACCGCGAATGACTGTAACTACGAAGGTCAGCCAGTACGAGCATTGGTTGCTTTTGCCGCTTGCAACAATGCTCACCAGCCTATGTTAAATACGCTTTCTCAGCTTGTGTTTAACAAAGAACACGGCAAGTTACTAGACGCATCTGCTGAACAAGTCCTTGCTCTGTTTAAAGGCGAGGAAATGGCGCCAGCTGCTTCCGGAGATGGAAACACAGCCGTGTTCAAAATCAAAAATTCGCATGGTCTGCACGCTCGTCCAGGTGCAATGCTGGTTGCAGAAGCTAAAAAATTCGAATCAAAAATTCAGGTGTCTAACCTAGACGGTGACGGTAAAACAGTAAACGCGAAAAGCTTAATGAAAGTTATCGCCTTGGGTGTGAAACACGGCCACCAGCTTCAGTTCTCTGCTGAAGGCCCAGATGCCGCTCAAGCACTAGAATCAATCGGTAACGCAATCGCATCTGGCCTTGGTGAAGGTTAA
- the pfkB gene encoding 1-phosphofructokinase produces MTSTKTNKVVTITLNPALDLTGSVDALKVGSVSLVKQSNLHAAGKGVNVAKVLSDLGADVTVTGFLGKDNPELFHQLFEEIGVKDEFIEVEGSTRINVKLVESNGEVSDINFPGVQVSSQDISRFEETLFRLADTHNYFVLAGSLPGGVTPELCAAWIEKLHQLGKKVLFDSSKAALTAGIDAHPWLIKPNDEELSDFVGAHLETPEQCQEAAQTLSDKGIENIVVSMGADGVMWLNQGEWLRAQPPRMNVVSTVGAGDTLVAGLCWGHMQVMPKNELLRFATALSALAVSQVGVGLTSQEELENIKLQTQVSELNSNTNLDNN; encoded by the coding sequence ATGACTAGCACAAAAACCAACAAAGTCGTCACGATCACGCTCAATCCAGCGCTGGACCTTACAGGCTCGGTCGATGCGTTAAAAGTGGGCTCAGTAAGCCTAGTAAAACAAAGCAACCTCCATGCTGCCGGTAAAGGTGTGAACGTGGCGAAAGTGCTCAGTGACTTGGGTGCAGACGTGACCGTGACTGGATTCTTGGGCAAAGATAACCCAGAACTTTTCCATCAGCTATTTGAAGAGATTGGTGTTAAAGACGAGTTTATCGAAGTTGAAGGCTCTACCCGAATCAACGTAAAACTCGTTGAATCAAACGGCGAAGTCAGTGACATCAACTTCCCGGGCGTTCAGGTTTCTTCTCAAGACATTTCCCGTTTCGAAGAGACACTTTTCCGCCTGGCAGATACACACAACTACTTTGTGCTTGCAGGTAGCCTACCTGGTGGCGTAACGCCAGAACTGTGCGCCGCTTGGATTGAGAAGCTTCACCAACTTGGCAAGAAAGTTCTGTTTGATAGCAGTAAAGCGGCACTAACTGCAGGTATCGATGCCCACCCTTGGCTTATCAAACCAAATGATGAAGAGCTGAGTGACTTCGTTGGTGCGCACCTAGAAACGCCAGAGCAATGCCAAGAAGCGGCGCAAACACTAAGCGATAAAGGCATCGAAAACATCGTGGTTTCTATGGGAGCCGACGGTGTGATGTGGCTCAATCAAGGTGAGTGGCTACGCGCACAACCACCTAGAATGAACGTAGTGAGCACCGTAGGTGCTGGTGACACACTTGTCGCAGGCTTATGTTGGGGCCACATGCAAGTCATGCCAAAAAACGAATTATTACGCTTCGCCACTGCACTTTCTGCGTTAGCAGTCAGTCAGGTCGGCGTTGGACTTACCAGTCAGGAAGAACTGGAGAACATTAAGCTACAAACTCAAGTGAGCGAGCTTAACTCTAATACAAACTTAGACAATAACTAA